In Nicotiana tabacum cultivar K326 chromosome 2, ASM71507v2, whole genome shotgun sequence, the following proteins share a genomic window:
- the LOC107781292 gene encoding uncharacterized protein LOC107781292, which yields MLKSLKPRRFSHLGRLQFSSIPEIDEQFVSLHTIPEKRNFSFVVSKVSEILSNPRMQWKTSRELESLSSKLRPRHVAKLVEIHENTEVALQFFYWVSKRHFYKHDMSCYVSMLNRLVFDKKFAPADHVRILMIKACRNEEEMKWVIDYLSELSRKGLGFSLYSFNTLLIQLGKFDLVEAAKSAYQEIMSNGIEPSLLTFNTMINILCKKGRVQEAMLIMGHIYQRELSPDVFTYTSLILGHCRNKDLDAAFMVFDRMVQDGIDPNAASYTTLINGLCTVERVDEALGMLEEMIEKGIEPTVYTYTVPVSSLCAVGREKEAVDLVVSMRKRGCEPNVQTYTALISGLSQSGHLEVAIGLYHNMIRKGLLPTMITFNVLINELCGARKVGNAFRIFRWMEAHGYVPNTITCNALIHGLCLIGNIERAMVLLTEMLKVGPAPTVITYNTLISGYLQRGFLNNAVRLLDLMKNNGCKPDEWTYAELVSGFCKRGKLDSASALFQEMIKHGLSPNQVNYTALIDGLSKEGKVDDALALLKRMEESGCSPGIETYNAIINGLSKQNRLLEAERLCNKIAESGLLPNVITYSTLIDGLCRNGGTHLAFKIFHDMQRRNCTSNLYTYSSLIHGLCLEGQADKAESLLREMEKKGLAPDYVTYTSLIDGFVALGRLDHAFLLLRQMVDKGCEPNYRTYGVLLKGLQQECQLISGEVAIQHETVYSSTASKKGVSFELLCTLLDRMSEIGCEPNAGTYCTLVLGLSREGKTAEADQLIKHMREKGFSPTSAVNCSLIVSYCKNLKMDAAMEIFDSLILQGFRPPLSIYQSLICALCKKSRLKEVEVLFENMLGKQWNSDEIVWTILIDGLLKERESELCMKLLHVMESKSCTISFQTYVILARELSKLDG from the coding sequence ATGTTAAAGTCCCTTAAACCCAGGCGTTTCTCTCATCTGGGCCGTCTTCAATTTTCTTCAATACCCGAAATTGATGAACAATTTGTTTCCCTACATACAATACCGGAAAAAAGGAATTTTTCTTTCGTTGTTTCAAAGGTTTCTGAAATTTTGTCTAATCCGCGAATGCAATGGAAGACAAGCAGAGAGCTTGAATCCTTGAGCTCCAAATTAAGACCCCGCCACGTGGCAAAACTCGTTGAGATCCATGAAAATACTGAAGTAGCTTTGCAGTTTTTTTATTGGGTTTCTAAGAGGCATTTTTACAAACACGATATGAGCTGTTATGTTTCGATGTTAAATAGGCTTGTTTTTGATAAGAAATTTGCTCCTGCTGATCATGTGAGGATTTTAATGATCAAAGCTTGTAGGAATGAGGAGGAAATGAAATGGGTTATTGACTATTTAAGTGAACTTAGCAGAAAAGGTCTTGGGTTCAGTTTGTATAGCTTTAATACTTTGTTGATTCAGTTGGGTAAGTTTGACTTGGTTGAGGCAGCTAAGAGTGCTTATCAAGAAATCATGAGTAATGGAATCGAGCCGAGTTTATTGACTTTTAATACTATGATAAACATATTGTGCAAGAAAGGGAGAGTCCAGGAGGCCATGTTGATAATGGGTCATATTTATCAGCGCGAACTGAGTCCTGATGTATTTACATATACATCTTTGATTCTTGGGCATTGTAGGAACAAGGATTTGGATGCAGCGTTTATGGTGTTTGATAGGATGGTTCAGGACGGAATAGATCCGAATGCAGCAAGTTATACTACTCTTATAAATGGACTCTGCACGGTGGAGAGAGTTGATGAGGCTTTGGGTATGCTTGAGGAGATGATTGAGAAAGGCATTGAACCCACTGTGTATACATACACAGTTCCAGTTAGTTCCTTGTGTGCAGTTGGACGGGAGAAGGAGGCTGTTGATCTTGTAGTGAGCATGAGAAAGAGGGGATGTGAACCGAATGTCCAGACATATACAGCTCTAATTAGCGGGCTGTCTCAATCTGGCCACCTTGAAGTGGCGATTGGATTGTACCACAACATGATTAGAAAAGGTTTGCTCCCAACTATGATTACATTCAATGTATTGATAAATGAATTATGTGGAGCAAGAAAAGTTGGTAATGCTTTTAGAATTTTCCGTTGGATGGAAGCACATGGATACGTACCCAACACTATAACTTGCAATGCACTTATCCATGGATTATGCTTGATTGGGAATATTGAAAGGGCAATGGTTCTACTCACTGAAATGCTAAAGGTGGGTCCGGCTCCTACAGTGATTACTTATAATACCCTCATTAGTGGCTACCTTCAACGGGGCTTTCTCAACAATGCTGTGAGACTGCTGGATTTGATGAAGAATAATGGATGTAAACCTGATGAATGGACTTATGCAGAACTTGTTTCTGGTTTCTGCAAGAGGGGCAAGCTTGACTCGGCTTCTGCTCTCTTCCAGGAAATGATAAAGCATGGTTTAAGTCCAAACCAGGTCAACTATACAGCTTTAATTGATGGTCTTTCCAAGGAAGGGAAAGTGGACGATGCACTCGCATTACTTAAAAGGATGGAAGAGAGTGGTTGCAGTCCAGGCATTGAAACATACAATGCTATTATAAATGGTTTGTCCAAACAAAATAGGCTTTTGGAAGCAGAGAGACTTTGTAATAAGATTGCAGAAAGTGGACTGCTCCCAAATGTCATCACCTACTCAACTTTGATTGACGGGCTTTGTAGGAATGGGGGGACTCATCTTGCATTTAAGATTTTCCATGATATGCAAAGAAGAAATTGCACGTCTAACCTGTACACTTACAGTTCGCTTATCCATGGTTTATGTCTTGAAGGCCAGGCTGATAAGGCAGAGAGCTTACTCAGAGAAATGGAGAAAAAAGGATTAGCTCCTGATTATGTGACATATACTTCACTAATTGATGGTTTTGTAGCATTGGGTAGACTAGATCATGCATTTTTACTTCTTCGCCAGATGGTTGATAAGGGCTGTGAACCAAATTATAGAACCTATGGTGTCTTGTTGAAAGGATTGCAACAGGAGTGTCAGTTGATTTCAGGGGAGGTCGCCATCCAGCATGAAACAGTGTATAGTAGCACAGCTAGCAAGAAGGGTGTTAGTTTTGAACTGTTATGTACTCTCTTAGATAGAATGTCTGAAATTGGTTGTGAGCCAAATGCAGGCACATACTGTACTTTAGTTCTTGGCCTTTCTAGAGAAGGTAAAACTGCTGAGGCAGACCAGTTGATAAAACATATGAGAGAGAAAGGCTTCAGTCCCACTAGTGCAGTAAATTGCTCTCTTATAGTTTCTTACTGCAAGAATCTGAAAATGGACGCCGCTATGGAAATATTTGATTCATTGATTCTACAAGGTTTTCGGCCTCCTTTGTCAATTTATCAATCACTCATTTGTGCTCTCTGTAAAAAAAGCCGACTAAAAGAAGTTGAAGTGTTATTTGAAAACATGCTTGGGAAACAGTGGAACAGTGATGAGATTGTTTGGACCATTCTGATTGATGGTTTACTGAAGGAGAGAGAATCTGAATTGTGCATGAAGCTTCTTCATGTCATGGAGTCCAAGAGCTGCACTATTAGTTTCCAGACATATGTTATCTTGGCAAGAGAATTGTCTAAACTAGATGGTTAA